The following proteins are co-located in the Rhodococcus opacus B4 genome:
- a CDS encoding intradiol ring-cleavage dioxygenase has translation MNKDVEKSRLRVSRRRALAVGGTMSLGGLIAACSGSGSSTSASATSTASAAGTTSSADAVTALLDQAPQCVMAVEETQGPYWFDVDSIRSDIREDRPGTNLQLALRVQDLTNCSADGSAAVVSNAVVEIWHCDAGGVYSGFESGSKAADLGGAPGGGQPPEGGPGGGRPPAGGPGGAGGPGGPGGDMSGGSGETSDGSYSVGDSEATTTDDGTYLRGAQTTDANGIAQFTTVFPGWYQGRTTHIHLKVHIDKKTVLTTQLFFDEALLTEVYAAAPYSDHTGRENNVTNATDGIYDDAGMLTVAKQSDGYLAAINLGIDV, from the coding sequence GTGAACAAGGACGTCGAGAAGAGCCGACTGCGCGTCAGCCGCCGCCGAGCGCTGGCGGTGGGTGGCACGATGAGTCTGGGTGGGCTCATCGCCGCCTGCAGCGGTAGCGGGAGCAGCACGTCGGCGTCGGCCACGTCGACCGCGTCCGCCGCAGGCACCACCAGCAGTGCGGACGCCGTGACGGCCCTGCTCGACCAGGCGCCGCAGTGCGTGATGGCCGTCGAGGAGACGCAGGGACCGTACTGGTTCGACGTCGACTCCATCCGCAGCGACATCCGCGAAGACCGGCCGGGGACGAACCTGCAGCTCGCACTGCGCGTGCAGGACCTGACGAACTGTTCCGCGGACGGTTCCGCCGCGGTGGTGAGCAATGCCGTCGTGGAGATCTGGCACTGCGACGCCGGCGGCGTGTATTCCGGCTTCGAGTCGGGTTCGAAGGCCGCGGACCTCGGCGGTGCGCCCGGTGGCGGCCAGCCGCCGGAAGGCGGACCCGGTGGCGGCCGGCCCCCGGCCGGTGGTCCCGGCGGCGCAGGTGGCCCCGGCGGTCCCGGTGGCGACATGTCAGGCGGTTCGGGTGAGACGTCCGACGGGTCGTACAGCGTCGGCGACAGCGAGGCCACCACCACAGACGACGGCACCTACCTGCGCGGCGCCCAGACCACCGACGCGAATGGCATCGCCCAGTTCACCACCGTCTTCCCCGGCTGGTACCAGGGCCGGACCACCCACATCCACCTCAAGGTGCACATCGACAAGAAGACGGTGCTCACCACCCAGCTGTTCTTCGACGAGGCCCTGCTGACCGAGGTGTACGCGGCGGCGCCGTACTCCGATCACACCGGGCGCGAGAACAACGTGACCAACGCCACCGACGGCATCTACGACGACGCCGGCATGCTGACCGTCGCCAAGCAGTCGGACGGCTACCTCGCGGCGATCAACCTCGGCATCGACGTCTGA
- a CDS encoding pirin family protein produces MPAVTTPHVYVHRAGDRLKTKISWLDSKHSFSFGQHYDPDNTHHGLLLVNNDDTVLPGQGFDTHPHKDMEIVTWVLRGSLVHQDSIGHSGIIYPGLAQRMSAGKGIMHSEKNDSWRVAGEQHHEPVHFVQMWVVPDEPGLAPSYEQLEIEDEILKGGLVPVASGMPQYKDNSAIRINNKHAALHVARLFPGASVTLPEAPFLHVFVARGTAEMEGVGTVYEGDAVRLSASGGQQISSHSGAEVLVWEMHARLGG; encoded by the coding sequence ATGCCAGCAGTCACCACACCGCACGTCTACGTTCATCGCGCCGGTGATCGGCTGAAAACCAAGATTTCCTGGTTGGATTCGAAGCACTCGTTCTCCTTCGGCCAGCACTACGACCCCGACAACACGCACCACGGACTGCTCCTCGTGAACAACGACGACACGGTGCTCCCCGGTCAGGGATTCGACACCCATCCCCACAAGGACATGGAGATCGTCACCTGGGTGCTGCGCGGCTCGCTCGTCCACCAGGACTCGATCGGCCACTCCGGCATCATCTATCCCGGCCTTGCGCAACGCATGAGCGCAGGCAAGGGCATCATGCATTCCGAGAAGAACGACAGCTGGCGCGTGGCCGGTGAGCAGCACCACGAGCCGGTGCATTTCGTCCAGATGTGGGTGGTACCCGACGAACCCGGACTCGCCCCGAGTTACGAACAGCTCGAGATCGAGGACGAGATCCTCAAGGGCGGGCTGGTGCCCGTTGCATCCGGAATGCCGCAGTACAAGGACAATTCGGCGATCCGAATCAACAACAAGCACGCGGCGCTGCATGTCGCGCGACTCTTCCCCGGCGCGTCGGTGACCCTTCCCGAAGCGCCGTTCCTCCACGTCTTCGTCGCCCGCGGCACCGCGGAGATGGAGGGGGTCGGCACCGTGTACGAGGGCGACGCCGTTCGGCTGAGCGCCTCCGGTGGCCAGCAGATCTCCTCGCACTCCGGCGCCGAGGTGCTCGTCTGGGAGATGCACGCGCGCCTCGGCGGCTGA